From Mastacembelus armatus chromosome 13, fMasArm1.2, whole genome shotgun sequence, one genomic window encodes:
- the LOC113145173 gene encoding extracellular calcium-sensing receptor-like, producing MIFAIEEINNSTDLLPGISLGYKMYDTCGSVARSVRAALALANGNEAISAPSEEQCTKPAQVQAIIGETTSSVSRAIITVIGPFYIPLISHFATCACLSDKTKYPSFLRTIPSDYYQSRALAQMVKHFGWTWVGAIRGNDDYGNNGMATFTETAQQLGICLEYSVPFFRTDPPDKIRKIIDIIKASTSKVIVAFLTHMDMDVLTHELSNHNLTGYQWVGSESWILDSQTVETDRHHILDGAIGLSIPKAHVSGVREFILNVKPLNSSGHEIFTELWETLFSCKFKQSESSTGNERECTGHEDLTGVKNGFTDMSLMPIFNNVYKAVYAVAHALHSILGCNQTCQKVQLDPLMILQEIKTINFKTKEGDEVYFNQNGDPAAKYEIINWQPTENGIVDFVTVGLYDTSLPADKQLKLQNNSLVWAQNSKQVPVSVCSEKCPPGTRKVLQKGKPVCCYDCIRCAEGEISNSTDSVTCVRCQPEFWSNERRDSCVKKEAEFLSYEEIMGVLLTAASLFGTCMTVGVAVIFFRHRKSPIVRANNSELSFLLLFSLTLCFLCSLTFIGQPSDWSCMLRHTAFGITFVLCISCVLGKTMVVLMAFRATLPGSNVMKWFGPVQQRLSVLAFTLIQVVICVLWLSISPPFPFKNFRGFKDKIILECALGSALGFWAVLGYIGLLAILCFILAFLARKLPDNFNEAKFITFSMLIFCAVWISFIPAYVSSPGKFSVAVEIFAILASSFALLICIFIPKCYIILLKPEKNTKKNMMGKVAQK from the exons ATGATTTTTGCCATTGAAGAGATTAATAACAGCACAGACCTACTACCTGGCATCTCTCTGGGCTATAAGATGTATGATACATGTGGCTCTGTTGCCAGAAGTGTGAGGGCTGCACTGGCCTTGGCTAATGGTAATGAGGCTATTTCTGCACCATCTGAGGAACAATGTACTAAACCTGCACAAGTACAGGCCATTATAGGAGAGACCACTTCCTCTGTGTCCAGGGCTATAATTACAGTCATTGGACCCTTTTATATCCCACTG atCAGCCACTTTGCCACCTGTGCTTGTCTCAGTGACAAAACCAAGTACCCATCCTTCCTCAGAACAATACCCAGTGACTACTATCAGAGCAGAGCCCTGGCCCAGATGGTCAAGCACTTTGGGTGGACTTGGGTTGGAGCCATTAGAGGTAATGATGATTATGGTAATAATGGCATGGCTACATTCACAGAAACTGCACAGCAGCTGGGCATCTGTCTGGAGTATTCTGTACCTTTCTTTAGAACAGATCCACcagataaaataagaaaaataattgaCATTATCAAAGCTTCAACCTCCAAGGTGATTGTAgcttttctcacacacatggATATGGATGTGCTAACACATGAGCTGTCTAATCACAATTTGACTGGATACCAGTGGGTTGGCAGTGAGAGCTGGATCCTTGATTCCCAAACAgtagaaacagacagacatcacattCTGGATGGTGCCATAGGACTGTCCATCCCCAAAGCACATGTCAGTGGCGTGAGAGAGTTTATATTAAATGTGAAGCCACTCAATTCATCTGgtcatgaaatatttactgAGCTCTGGGAGACATTATTTAGCTGTAAGTTTAAGCAATCAGAGTCATCAACAGGAAATGAGAGAGAATGTACTGGACATGAAGATCTGACTGGAGTGAAAAATGGCTTCACTGATATGTCACTGATGCCTATATTTAACAATGTCTATAAAGCAGTTTATGCTGTGGCCCATGCACTTCATAGTATTCTTGGCTGTAATCAAACATGTCAGAAGGTCCAGCTAGATCCATTAATG ATTctacaagaaataaaaacaattaatttcaAAACCAAGGAAGGAGATGAGGTTTACTTTAATCAGAATGGAGACCCAGCAGCAAAGTATGAAATTATAAACTGGCAGCCAACAGAAAATGGCATTGTGGACTTTGTCACAGTTGGTCTTTATGATACATCTTtacctgcagacaaacagctgaagctgcaAAATAATTCCTTAGTGTGGGCACAGAACTCTAAACAG GTGCCTGTGTCAGTTTGCAGTGAGAAATGTCCCCCAGGAACTCGCAAGGTtctgcagaaaggaaaacctGTCTGCTGCTATGACTGTATAAgatgtgcagagggagaaataaGCAACTCCACAG ACTCTGTCACCTGTGTGAGATGTCAACCTGAATTCTGGTCAAATGAGAGAAGAGATTCCTGTGTGAAGAAGGAGGCAGAGTTTCTATCATATGAAGAAATTATGGGAGTGTTGCTCACTGCAGCATCCTTATTTGGGACATGCATGACTGTTGGTGttgcagtcattttctttaGGCACAGAAAATCTCCTATTGTCAGGgccaacaactctgagctgagcttcctgctgctcttctccttgactctgtgtttcctgtgttctctgACCTTCATCGGCCAGCCTTCTGACTGGTCCTGCATGCTGAGACACACAGCATTCGGCATCACCTTCgtcctctgtatctcttgtgttctggggaaaactatggtggtgttaatggccTTCCGGGCTACACTTCCAGGtagtaatgtcatgaaatggtttGGGCCTGTACAACAGAGACTCAGTGTCCTGGCCTTCACTCTCATACAGGTTGTTATTTGTGTCCTCTGGTTATcaatttctcctccttttccattTAAGAATTTTAGGGGATTCAAGGACAAAATCATCTTAGAGTGTGCCCTGGGCTCAGCTCTAGGCTTTTGGGCTGTACTTGGGTACATAGGTCTTCTGGCCATCTTATGTTTTATTCTCGCTTTTCTGGCCCGGAAATTGCCTGATAACTTTAATGAGGccaagtttatcaccttcagcatgctgatattctgtgcagtctggatCAGTTTTATTCCAGCGtatgtcagctctcctgggaagttCAGTGTTGCTGTAGAGATATTTGCTAttctggcctccagttttgCACtgctcatttgtatttttattccaaaatgttatattatcttactgaaacctgagaaaaatacaaaaaagaatatGATGGGCAAGGTGGCACAAAAATaa
- the LOC113145453 gene encoding extracellular calcium-sensing receptor-like — translation MIFAIEEINNSTDLLPGISLGYKIYDACGSVARSVRAALALANGNEAVSIPSEEQCTKPAQVQAIIGETTSSVSMAITTVIGPFYIPLISHFATCACLSDKTKYPSFLRTIPSDYYQSRALAQLVKHFGWTWVGAIRTNDDYGNNGMATFTETAQQLGICLEYSVPFFRTDPPDKIRKIIDIIKASTSKVIVAFLSHMEMDVLIHELSKNNLTGYQWVGSEGWVLHSQTAETDRHHILDGAIGLSVPKAHVSGMREFIINVKPLNSSGHEIFTEFWETLFSCKFKQSESSTGNERECTGHEDLTGVQNGFTDMSLMPIFNNIYKAVYAVAHALHSILGCNQTCQYKGQLDPLTILQEIKTIHFKTKEGDEVYFNQNGDPAAKYDIINWQPTENGIVDFVTVGLYDASLPADKQLKLQNNSLVWAQNSKQVPVSVCSEKCPPGTRKVLQKGKPVCCYDCIRCAEGEISNTTDSITCVRCQPEFWSNGRRDACVKKEAEFLSYEEIMGVLLTAASLFGTCMTVGVAVIFFRHRKSPIVRANNSELSFLLLFSLTLCFLCSLTFIGQPSDWSCMLRHTAFGITFVLCISCVLGKTMVVLMAFRATLPGSNVMKWFGPVQQRLSVLAFTLIQVVICVLWLSISPPFPFKNFMGFKDKIILECALGSAIGFWAVLGYIGLLAILCFILAFLARTLPDNFNEAKFITFSMLIFCAVWITFIPAYVSSPGKFSVAVEIFAILASSFGLLICIFIPKCYIILLKPEKNTKKNMMGLKT, via the exons ATGATTTTTGCCATTGAGGAGATTAATAACAGCACAGACCTACTACCTGGCATCTCTCTGGGCTATAAGATATATGATGCTTGTGGCTCTGTTGCCAGAAGTGTGAGGGCTGCACTGGCCTTGGCTAATGGTAATGAGGCTGTTTCTATACCATCTGAGGAACAATGTACTAAACCTGCACAAGTACAGGCCATTATAGGAGAGACCACTTCCTCTGTGTCCATGGCTATAACTACTGTCATTGGACCCTTTTATATCCCACTG ATCAGCCACTTTGCCACCTGTGCTTGTCTCAGTGACAAAACCAAGTACCCATCCTTCCTCAGAACAATACCCAGTGACTACTATCAGAGCAGAGCCCTGGCCCAGTTGGTCAAGCACTTTGGGTGGACTTGGGTTGGAGCCATTAGAACTAATGATGATTATGGTAATAATGGCATGGCTACATTCACAGAAACTGCACAGCAGCTGGGCATCTGTCTGGAGTATTCTGTACCTTTCTTTAGAACAGATCCACCAGATAAAATAAGAAAGATAATTGACATTATCAAGGCTTCAACCTCCAAGGTGATTGTAGCTTTTCTCTCACACATGGAGATGGATGTGCTAATACATGAGCTGTCTAAAAACAATTTGACAGGATACCAGTGGGTTGGAAGTGAGGGATGGGTCCTTCATtcccaaacagcagaaacagacagacatcacattCTGGATGGTGCCATAGGACTGTCCGTGCCCAAAGCACATGTCAGTGGCATGAGAGAGTTTATAATAAATGTGAAGCCACTCAATTCATCTGgtcatgaaatatttactgAGTTCTGGGAGACATTATTTAGCTGTAAGTTTAAGCAATCAGAGTCATCAACAGGAAATGAGAGAGAATGTACTGGACATGAAGATCTGACTGGAGTGCAAAATGGCTTCACTGATATGTCACTGATGCCTATATTTAACAATATCTATAAAGCAGTTTATGCTGTGGCTCATGCACTTCATAGTATTCTTGGCTGTAATCAAACATGTCAGTACAAGGGGCAGCTAGATCCATTAACG ATTctacaagaaataaaaacaattcattTCAAAACCAAGGAAGGAGATGAGGTTTACTTTAATCAGAACGGAGACCCAGCAGCAAAGTATGACATTATAAATTGGCAGCCAACAGAAAATGGCATTGTGGACTTTGTCACAGTTGGTCTTTATGATGCATCTTtacctgcagacaaacagctgaagctgcaAAATAATTCCTTAGTGTGGGCACAGAACTCTAAACAG GTGCCTGTGTCAGTTTGCAGTGAGAAATGTCCCCCAGGAACTCGCAAGGTTCTCCAGAAAGGAAAACCTGTCTGCTGCTATGACTGTATAAgatgtgcagagggagaaataaGTAACACCACAG ACTCTATCACGTGTGTGAGATGTCAACCTGAATTCTGGTCAAATGGGAGAAGAGATGCCTGTGTGAAGAAGGAGGCAGAGTTTCTATCATATGAAGAAATTATGGGAGTATTGCTCACTGCAGCATCCTTATTTGGGACATGCATGACTGTTGGAGttgcagtcattttctttaGACACAGAAAATCTCCTATTGTCAGGgccaacaactctgagctgagcttcctgctgctcttctccttgactctgtgtttcctgtgttctctgACCTTCATCGGCCAGCCTTCTGACTGGTCCTGCATGCTGAGACACACAGCATTTGGCATCACCTTCgtcctctgtatctcttgtgttctggggaaaactatggtggtgttaatggccTTCCGGGCTACACTTCCAGGtagtaatgtcatgaaatggtttGGGCCTGTACAACAGAGACTCAGTGTCCTGGCCTTCACTCTCATACAGGTTGTTATTTGTGTCCTCTGGTTATcaatttctcctccttttccattTAAGAATTTTATGGGATTCAAGGACAAAATCATCTTAGAGTGTGCCCTGGGCTCAGCTATAGGCTTTTGGGCTGTACTTGGGTACATAGGTCTTCTGGCCatcttatgttttattcttgcttTTCTGGCGCGGACATTGCCTGATAACTTTAATGAGGccaagtttatcaccttcagcatgctgatattctgtgcagtTTGGATCACTTTTATTCCAGCGtatgtcagctctcctgggaagttCAGTGTTGCTGTAGAGATATTTGCTATTttggcctccagttttggactgctcatttgtatttttattccaaaatgttatattatcttactgaaaccagAGAAGAATACAAAAAAGAATATGATGGGTCTGAAAACTTAA